A stretch of DNA from Ailuropoda melanoleuca isolate Jingjing chromosome X, ASM200744v2, whole genome shotgun sequence:
CATGGGTGACTAATGCACTGCTAAACCAAATCGAAgcacactttaaaatatattcatatgtcttttcctcctttgttccCATTACAGCATCCTCTGATTTGGATTCTCTCTTCATGGCAAACAGATCATTGGATTACtgctcttaaatttcttttttgggggagcgcttgggtggcacagtcggttaagtgactcttggttttggctcaggccatgatcttggggttgagaccgagccccaaactgggctccttgctcagcacggagtctgtttaagatgctctccccacctctaaaataaataaatctttaattttttttctctttttttggctgTTATCCCCCTTGCCATGACAGAAGGCTTTTCATTCTTGGCTCCACATTTTTGGCCTCTTTTATATAGAGCCCCAATATTCATCAAGAAAAGGACATAAGGGGAAAAGATAGGAGAGGGTTTTTCTTCGTTTTTCCTTTTCGTTATTTGATCAGTTGAACATGAAAGCATGTTAAATAGTTTGGTGGTAGAATTAAGGATCACAGTTCTATTGTGCAAGATTTTCTTTAGTGCTTTCTGTAAGACAGAGTGGGTGTTTTCATCATCTGTTTTAGGAGAAATTGCAGGTGCCTTTTACTAGAAGATGGAATGGGTCAGGTATAGATACTAATTGAGCAATctagatcagtgattctcaaccctgTGTGCCCATCAGGATTGCCTAAGGAGACCTAAAATATATGCTTAGGCTCCACCCTAAGAGATTCTGAACCAGTTGGTCTGGAGTTGGGTACCAGCGTTTCGGTCTTTTAAATTATCTCTCTGGTGATTCAGCTATTCAAGTAGGATTGAGAACCATTGATTCCAAGAGAACTCAATATATAATAGCAGCCCTGGTTCACCTTGAGTCTCCTGGATCTGGAGATTGCTAGGGAATATCTAGCTGTTGAGTATCTAGTGTTGGTTTATTGATTTGTTCTGCTTTGCTCCAAAGTCTGAAGCTAGGTTTCCAGTGTCTCTTAGTAAATCAAAGTGTCCTTGTCAGTTTTGGGAGACCTTGCTACTCATTTCTAACTATGGGTGTACTCATCAGCATCACCAAGGgacttttaaaagatgtttgGTCCTATCTCCTGATTTTAATTGATCTGGAGAGCAGCCTgggtatgtattttttaaaaccattcacAAGGTGATTCTGATTCCTGGGATGTGATTCTGTGGTCTGTGATATAGtttgttataaataaattcttaCCATATGAATGCTTTTCTGTGACGTGATCTATGGTGCTAAAGCTAGTTTGAGAAGATTCCACAAGCAAGATGTAGCCcatcttgtatttttcttacCCACTGAACTGGTCTCTGGCAAAGGTCTCCAATGGAAATCTTGGAGTTTGGAgtagtttcttttcttcaggGTGTATCTATTTCTGTTCACAGTTGCATTTAGAAGAAGTTAAAAAGAGTCCTGGTTGCCCTCTGTCAAAAGGTTAGACTATTATccaatatatgaaacaaaaagcaaagtaggagagagagagtttatgAGTAAAGTAGATTTCTGATCCTTTAGGGAAGTGTGGTCGTATTTGGGAGTTGCTTTGGTTACAGAGGCATGAGTGGTTGACCTTGGCTTTAGAACCCTTTGGTTGAGACTGTTGTTGATTGACTCTGAAAAGTGTGTTCACTGCAGTGTCTGCTGCTGCTTGGTTGACCTTGAATTCTCTGAGACTGTCATTGTAATTGGCTTTCAGAAGTATGTTCCCTGAAGCAAGTTGAGTTGTCATTGATAATTAGACTGAGGTGAATTGCCATTGATCAAATAGGTTTAAAAGGGGGTGCTGGTGGTTACTAGTTACCATACCTATTGAATAATCAATTTTCCTCTCCCCAGAAGTATAGAGACTTTTATTCTTGCCTCAGactaccaattcttttttttttttgatacataAGCTTCTTTTATTCAAATACCAGTCTGATCACACATGGTCCAAGAACACTCAAATAATAAGCCACATATAAACAGATGTTAAATTGGTCTTCAAACATTATAGCCAATGAGGCCACGCTTGCCTATGATCTCGCCGACATAAAACCACATCCACACCTCGGTGGCCACCAAACCATTCAGCAGAGCTTCCTTAACTGTGAGCTGTTTGAAGCTACCAGTTTGAGCACTCTTGACTATTTTTTTCAAGCTCTGAATAGCTGTAGGGATCTCAGCAGGGGTTGGAGGAACCAGCTCAACCTTGGCATAGTGCCAAAATGTGGCCAATCGAGGCTTCGAGTAAGTCACAGCAGCGTTCACCAGCGCCGGGGCCTTTTCCGCGAGGTTACCGACAAACTGGGCCATGGTTCCAAGCTGGAAGATCCAGACTACCAATTCTTGCTTCTCTGAGAAATGAAGTTGCTTCCGCACTTTACTCCAAACATCATCATGGTGATATACAGAATTCCTGGGTCAGTTAATTGTTCTAATCGTTCCACAAAGATTATTTGAGAATTTCTGATTTCCAGGGATTGTTCCAGGACTTCCCAAAGGTAGACCCCGTAGCATTGAAAAGGAACCTGAAGCTTGATAATATGAGTGTGGGTGGTAAATGTTCCTTGTACATTCTCATCACTActtctgttcattttctatttctaatgaAACATTTGAGGATTTCTTACTTCACTCAATTTCTGTTTCATATTCTAAACTCTATCAGTCACTTGGTATTCTTTTAACTATTGCCCTCTCTTGTAGGGGATTCGAAATCAGTCCTATGTGAAGTCTTGATTTGGAcatttgctgtgtgacttcaggcaagtcacATAagtatctctgagcctcagttccctcttcAGGATTGAGATCCATGCTTACGTACCTTAGTCAGGTGTTTGAAAGTTAGATGACATTCAAGTGCTTTGTAAAGTGTGACGCACACATGTTTTGGCCATCTTATTCCTTATGGTATAAtgtgttgctttttttccttaatatcttGCACATGGGAGGTACTATGTCTGTTAAATGAGTAAATTGATCACAACACTCCCTATCATGAAAAGCAAGGATGATTAACTTTTTGGATTTTATAGTTTGCTACCAAAAAGAACTGGGATTGCAAAAGTGTTTGAATAGGAACCAAAGATATAACAAGTTTAGGTCACTGAGTTTAGCTCTGTCATTGAAATAAGAGGATTCTTATGcaggataaataaatataaatctgtcACTTAAATGAAGTGTTGATGACTTACcttattatttttcagtaaacttttaattttggaacAGTTttgaatttacagaaaaattgtggaGATAGTACATAGTTTCCATATACTATATAACCAGTTTTTCCCATTATTAGCATCTTATATGAGTattgtacatttgttacagttagTGAACCAGGattgatacattattaactaaagtccacacttcattcagattttctgagtttttacCTAATATCCAATTTAGGCTACGATATTACATTTACTAGTATTACATTTAGACTTCTTTtggctatgacagtttctcagactttccttgtttttgatgactgaCAATTTTTCAAGAGTAGGGGTCATATACTTTGTGCAGTGGCCCTCtgttgggatttgtctgatgtttttctcatggttactAGGGTTATGTGTTTTGGGAAAAAAGACCACAGAGGTTAAGTGCCATTTTCATCCCAACATATGAAGGGTGCATACTATCAAGATGACTTATtgctgttgatgttgaccttgattaCCTGCTGAGATGGTAAAGTTACTCTCTTTCCGTCTTCCCATACTGtattctttggaagaaagtcactATGCCTAGATCATACTTAAGGAGTGGGGAGTTATACACCATTTCCTTGAGGGTAGAGTATCTaccattattcttttattaacaGAGATCATTtccactcaataaatgttaaaaccaacagtaaatatttttttaaaataataaaatattaaaaacatttgagtCAGTTGGGAACTAGACAAGGATTCTTTTTTACTATGATTATTTATGATTTTGGTTTATCTAGCCAAtgcaataaaaaacaacaaaaacctttatGTTGGATCTTTTCATGGATACAATTGTATACTAAGAAACCCAATAgattctagttaaaaaaaaaacaaaaaacaaaactaagagaatttgttaAAGTGGCCAATTGGATACgagataaaattacaaaaattacttgcttttcattattttagcaTAAGTcttagaaaaggagagagaggaaaaattccAGTCTCAGTAGCAACAGATATAGTAACTACTTTAGAATAAAGCTAACGAGAAAGACAAGGCTCttatatgaagaaaactgaagttttatTGAAGGTCATAAAATAAGATCTGAACAGATTAAAGGACACTGTGTACTTGAGTGGGGAgattt
This window harbors:
- the LOC100466794 gene encoding ATP synthase subunit g, mitochondrial; amino-acid sequence: MAQFVGNLAEKAPALVNAAVTYSKPRLATFWHYAKVELVPPTPAEIPTAIQSLKKIVKSAQTGSFKQLTVKEALLNGLVATEVWMWFYVGEIIGKRGLIGYNV